TATTTACAAAAACGATTTTGTTGAAGTTTTTTTCCCTACAGTAAACAAACTTGGAAACGGAAAAATTGCCAGAGCAATTATTTTTGAATCAAAAAAAAGTTTTACAAATAATCCAGACTTGAAAAGTTCACTTGAGAAAATTGAAAGTCTTGTTGGTAAAAAACTTATTGTAATATTTGACAGTGAATTTAAGGGTAATTCTTTTGAGCTTGCTGTAGCTATTGGTTCATTATGTAAAAAAATTCCTAAAAATATAGCATTTACTGGAGAAATTGATGAAAAAGGGAATATCAAGAGAAATATTGAATATTTAGATTTAAAAATGAAAATTTGTAGTGAAAATAATTTAAAACTAATAAGTGCTTTTGATGTGGATAATGTATTTGAACTTAAGGAATTTTTTGAAGCAAAGAAAATACATATACCAATACTAATTTCGTTAATGGCAAAAGATAAAGAATATATTAGAACTTCATATGAAGAATTAAAAGAGGCAGTTAACGAAAAATTTGAAATAAAATACAGTGATATTTTTGAAAAAATTTACGATGTAAATAAAGTTTTTGTCAAAGATAGCTTGAATGATGATTGGGGACAAGTTTTAAAAGAAGTAAATAGCTTGCTTTACAAAATTATATCAAATAGAGGTATCCCCCATATTGCAATAATGGGGCCTGCATCATTTTCTATGGCTTTAGGTATAGCTTTAGGTGTTCAAAATCCGTTAGTTGTTTATCACAAAGCAGGAATTGAATATAAGCCTGTTATTGATCTGACTGACAATGTTAGAAAGGTAAAGAACATAGTAAATGATTATAAATTTGTAAAGTATTCAGTGGAAAATGAAAATGGTAAAAATTGTGCATTTATATTGTATTTTGCTTCTCACAATCCATATGATGCAGTTAAAAACTTTTTAAGCAAAAATAATATTGATTCAAAATTGGTATTAATTGAACCAAATTTTGGAAAAGGGAATTTACCCGCAGAAGATTGGAGTGAAATTGTTTCAGAAATAATGTCTATTACTCAGAACATACAATTTAAACATTCTTGTGAAAACGTCTTTTTCTTTATGAGTTGTCCGGTTCCATTAGCTTTTGGAGTAGGGCTTTCATTTGGAGATTTTGCAAAGGGTTCAATATTCCACTTTGATAAAAATACGGGTGATTATATTGAGGTATTTAAAATAGAAAAAATTAGGGGGTAATTTTATGAAGTTATTTTTTTCCACCTTTGGAAAGATTAGTAATTATAAAGAAGTTGAATATTCTATTGATTACAACGAAAACACATTTGTAAGTCCGTTTTTACCAGATTTAATGTACAAAGCTTTTGGGGTTGATACTACAGAGCTTTTTTTACTAGATACTTTGGTAGAAAAAAATGATTTATAAAAAGAAGATTTTAAATACGAAGACATTATTACTAGTCTGGAAAATAAGTATTCTGATTATTTTAAAAGTAAAGATTATAAAGGAAATTTAAATTTACATATTATTCCTGGTGTTGGAAGTTATAAAGAATTTAGATTTGTTGGAAACATGAATGATACATATTATATGACGTTAATTCAGCTTTTGAATATTTTTTCAAGACCAGAAGTAATTAATTCTGAAGAAATTGAAGTGATATTTGATATTAGTTTTGGTATTAATTATCAATCTAATGTTTTATATAGAACGTTAATGGATATTTTACCAATATTGGCGTATTTCAAAAAGGTACGTTTTAAACTTACAAATGCAGAGCCTGTAATTAACACTTCAGCAGAGGGAAAAAATAAAATTAATGTTTATGTTGTTGAAGAAAAAGTATTTGAACAGTCTATATCTTATAAAAAAGATTTTGCTAAAAAAACTATTAATGTTTTTAGAGGTTTGTCTGTTAATGAAAGAAAAGAAGTTGGGAAAAATTATATTGGAGAATTTGAAAAAAGATTAAGAAATGAAAAAAATATGGGTTTGAATGATATTTTTTTAAATTTAGAATTATATTTAAAGTCTATTTATTACGGTCTTCCTCTTTTATATTTATATACAATGAATAGAGTTGATTTTAAATATGTAGTTGATAAATCATTAGAAGTGTATAATTCATCAATTGAAATTAGAGATAGTGATGAAAAATTAAAAATGGTACTTAGGAAGTTAGAATTTTCAGAAGGTATAAAATATTTGGTGCTTGGCAGTATATTTAAGATTTACTTTGAAAATATTTATGGAACAAAATACTGTACTGAAATACCATATGATGAACTAAAGAAATTGTCAAATTTTATATGGAAAATTGATGAGTTTAAAAATCAAATTTCATTGGTTCTTGAAAAAGAGATTAAAGAGATTGAAAGTTTGTTTGATTATATAGAAGAAGGAGAAGAAATACTTTTTGATTTAGAGATTCTCAAATCAAGGAAAAATGAAAGTATAGAAGGCGAAGAAAAGGTTGAAAATACAAAAAAAGAACTAGAACCTGAAAATGATGAATTAAAAAAACAAAATAGTAAAGAAAATTTCTCAAGAGAAGAAAGAAACTTTGTTGCTCATGGTAGTTTATCTAAAAACACTTTTTATTTGAAAAAGTATAATTCAATGGTTTGCATAAGGTTAAATGAAGAAAAAATATGTGAATTAGGAAAAGCAATATAGGGGGAGTTTAATGAGAATTTATTTAGATTTAGATTTTGAAAAGTTAGAGCTTCCAATTCATTATAATCATATATTACAGTCTATCATTATAAACATGATAGATTCTAGCGGATATAGAAAATTTATACACGATGAAGGGTATGTTTTGGGAAAAAGAAAATTCAAATTATATACTTTTTCAAGATTGCTTGGGAAATTTCAAATATTTGGTAATAAAATAGCTTTTTTCAATGGTGCAAGGCTTATTATATCTTCGTTAGATGATGCTATGGTCGAATATATTATAAATTATATTTTGAAGAAAGGATATATAAATGTATTAGGTGAAAAAATATATGTTAAAGCTGCTGTTTTAAAGTCCTTTCCTTCTGCAAATTATCTTAGAGTTTCAACAAAATCTCCCGTGGTAGTTTATTCAACTTTGTTTAATTATGAAAATAAAAAAGAAACAATTTTTTATGAACCGGATTCAAGTAAATTTTTATCTCTTGTATATGAAAACATTTTAAAAAAATACACTGCTTTTTATGGAAGCATATCTAAAAATAATATTGAAATAAAACATGTAGGTAAAAATCCAAAAAGAGTAAAGGTAGTTTATAAGAATACGGTAATTTTTGGTTGGCTTACTGCATTTGATATATATGGAGATTTTGAGTTACTAAAGGTTGCTTATGACGCTGGAATAGGAATGAAAAATTCAATGGGATTTGGATGTGTGGAGTTAATTTAGGATTTTAAAGGGAGAGTGATTTTATGAAAGGTTTGGAAACTTTAAAATTTAATATTGAATTTATTTCTCCATTGATAAATCGCAGAGGAAAATATAAAGATTCGATTCTTCTGCCACAAACTGTACGTGGAGTAATGAGATATTACTTTAGGGCAACAGCTGCAAGAGTTTTTGGAAATAATTATAAAAAGATCAAAGAATTGGAAGATATTATATTTGGTTCTATTAATAACAAGTCTTTTTTTGATGTAACAGTTACTTTGCAAAAAGAAAGGAAAATAAAATTATCTGAGTTAAAGGCTTTGAGATATCCATTATATGGTGTTATTTTTACTAAAAAAAATGAAATAAAATTCAATGAAAAAATAAGTTTATTAGATTCTAGGAGTGAGTTTTTGGTAAATTTTATATTTTTTAAATCATTTTTCAAAAGAAAAATAAAAGATTGTAATAAAGTAGATGAATATTTTCATAAATTTAAGGAGTTTATCAAGGATTTATTTGTCTTAATTTCATTGGTTGGAGGATTTGGAGCAAAGGTAAAGAAAGGATTTGGACAATTTGTTATAAGAAACATAGAAAGAGATATTAAATTAGAGGACATAGGTACAATATTAAAGAATTTAGAGGAAAAGATAAAATATTTGGATAAAATTTTTATAAAAGAAAACGAGAAAAATAAGGAAAGTATTACGAATAATAGTAGTAGCATAAGTAATGAGGCTTTTGATTTTCCAGCGTTTGTTGATGGATTTTTTTATGTATATAAATTAAAAAAAGAATTTTATTCATACGAAAATGCTCTTAGGAATATATATTTTTCTAAAAAAAATAATTTTTCATATTTAAATTTGAAAAAAAAGTTAAGAGGTTCTGCGTTTAAAGATGCTATACAAAATTTTAATGACAAAAAGAAAGTTGATTTTAATGATGCATTACTTGGATTGCCTGTTTTGTTCTTTTATGGTAAAGCAAACTATAAATTAAATGCTTTAGATGATAAAGGAAATGAATATAGAAAATCATCTTTACTAACAATAAAATTGTGGAGAGAGAGGAATGGGAAATATAAAGTTTATTTAATTGTTTTATTAAGTAAAATACATTTAAAAAATTCAAAAATTGTATTAAAGAAAATAGTACAAACAAATGGCAGTGAAGGTAAATCTAAGAAGAAAGAATTTAAATCCTCAATAAATATAGATTTTGATTACAATAAGTTAAAAAATACAATAGAAAAATATAAAGAATTAAATAAAATAATCTAGTTTTTGAGGTGATATAAATGAATGAAATTAATTGGAAAAAGAAGGTTGAAGCTTTTTTACACGATCCAGTGAATAAAATGGCAAATATTAGAGGACATAAAAACTTAGCTAAAACTTTATTAAATAAAGTCGGCTTGGAACAAAATAATAATCCGAGATATGATTATATTGCTTCTGCTGCAACTAGGATATTGTTTCCTCAAGAAGTAACAAAGATTAAAAGAAATTCTGAGCAAATAAGGATTGAATTTGATGAATCAAAGTTTTTTCATCCGTTTTCTGGAAATGATTTGAGCGAATACCATAAAGTAAAGGAAAAAATTAAAAATATCGATGAAGAAAATTTTATATCTAAATTGGCCAAAATAGAAGATTATAAAAAACTTGCGTATAGGCTTTGGTGGGAAATTCCTAAAATTTCGGATTATTCGTATCTAATATTGGAAGATACAAGGCTTACAAATCAAAGTATTATAGATCACTTAGATATTTCTTCAGCTTTTGCAACAGCAGATGAAGAAAGCAATGGATATTTAATTTTGTCTGTAAGTATAGGTCCAGTACAAGAATTTATTGCAGCTGGAAGAAAGATTAGAGATTTACGGTCAGGAAGTTATCTTCTTTCTTATCTTACATTTAAGGGGATTCAAGTAATAGGTGAAAAGTTTGGATTTGATTGTATTATATTTCCAGATTTGAGAAATAATTATTTAGTAAAAAAATATCTTGAAAATATTGATGACTTTTTTAAAAATAATTCGGAAAAATTTTTAATGCAGCCAGAAGTTGCTTCTTTACCAAACGTTTTTACAGCTATTATTCCATATAAAGAAGAATACATAGATAAAAATAGTGAGGAAAATATAGAAATTTTAATTAAAAGTGCTATAAAAAAGGAAATAGATAATATTTCTAAGTTTATCTTTGATTTGATAAAAAACAAAAAGTTAAAAGAATACACATTTTCAAAAGAGATTGAAAATAATCCAGAATTATACTGGAATAGACAAGTGAATATTTTTCCTGACATTATAGTTGAAAGTGTTATGTTTTATATATTTGGTGATGAGAAGCTTAATAAAGAAAATTGGATATTTAAAGAATGGGAAAAATTTATCGGTTCAAATGAGTTAGAAGATTACTATGAACAGTTGTCAAAATTAGAAAATACATATAGTTTATCTGAAGCAAATATGTACAATTATCATACAAAAATACTTCAAGCAAAAAGTTTTTTGAGAAAAAACACACGAAATTTTAAGGCCTTAATTGAAGATTTTGAAACTCCAGGAGATGATTTATCAGGAGGATTAAAATCTTTAGTTATTTATGAAAAGGGAGATAGAAAAGAAAATCTGTCGGCTTTAAGTGTAATAAAAAGGGAGTTTTATAGATATCTTAAAAATGTAGGTTTAGATGAAGCAGGTGAAGGAATAAGAAATACAAGACCAATAAGCTATGAAGATTCTGAAGATGAGGAAGAAAACAACAAAGAAAGTATAGTGAAAGAATATAAGTTAGGTGTTTTATTAATGGATGGAGATCAAATGGGCAAATGGATAACTGGCGATAAAATAGAGGATAATTTAAAAAGTGTTCATCCAAAAGCAAAAGAATTTCTTGAAAAACAATCAAGTGACTATTTAGATTTTTTAAAGAAACATAAGTTAATAAATCCAACTTATCAAAAATCTATAAGTAGGACTTTAAACAAATTTTCTTACTTTGTACCTCATATTGTTAGAGAATTTGAAGGTGAACTAATTTATGCGGGTGGAGATGATGTGCTTGCGATATTTCCCGCTAATAGAGTTCTAGAAGCTGCAAATAAGATAAGAAAAGTTTATTCTGGAATAGGAAATGTAAGAGTGGAGGTTAATAAAAATGATGGAAAGAGAGATATATATGAATTTAGGAATGGTTTTTGTTATAAAGATGATTTACCTTTATTTAATATGATGGGAGAAAAAGCTACAATGTCAGCAGGTATTGTTGTTTGTAATCCGAAGTTAAATTTGTCGCTTGTTCTTGACGAGGTAAGAAAAGCAGAAAAAGAAGCAAAAAATGAAGGAAGAAACAGATTTTCTCTAAGAACAATTAGAAGAAGTGGAAAAATAACTAATTTAGTGTTTGAGTGGGAGTATTTAAGTAAATCAAAAGAAGTTTTTGATATTTTAGATGAGGTAGAATTTGTATACTCATTATTTGAAAAAAACGAAACAAAAAAAGAAAAGTCATATAATTCATTCTTTCGAAGGTTAAAAGTTGAATATGAAAAGTTGGAAATTAGTAAAAAAGAATTTATAGAACAGGTAATTCCTTATGTGTTAAAACGAATAAAAAAGATCAAAGGAATAGAAAAAGTTATAGAAGTACTAGAAAAATATGTTCAAATCTTGGAAGAAAATAGTAAAAATTTTGAAAACAACAACCTTGAAAAATTTATTGATCTATTATTAGAGTACGAATACATAAAAAGGAAGGTTGATAAATATGAGTAAAGTAAAGGTTCTTAAATTTATACCTATAGATTGGGTTTCTTTCAGAAAGTCAAAAAATTTTTCAACTTTTGAAAATACAATTTTTCCAAATATTAAAACTTTTTACGGTGCAATATTTTCAGCTTACTTTAGAAAAAGGGGAACTAAAAATGCTATAAAAGAAATAGAAAAAATGATTGAAGAAAAATTAATAAATTTAATCGGGCCATTTATTGTTTCGGAAAGAAATGAAATATATTTTAGAAAGCCGGCTAATTTAAAACTCAGAAAAATTTGTAAAAATGAAAATTCATGCGAATATGAGTATGAGTATTATAAAGGATTTCCATGTCAAGACTCTTTTGCTGTTGATGACAAGAATTTGAGATATATAAAATATAGTAATATAGATAATCTTTCAGAAGAAGGAATAACTTTTATTTCGATAAGTGATCTTGAAACTTTTAAAAAGTCTTCAGACAAAAAATTATATTTAAACTTACACAAATACAACAAAAATTTACCTTTTAGTATAGAAAGAAAAGTTGGTATAGCACTAGATAATAAAAAAAGAATGGTAGATAAGGAGCATGGGGCATTTTATTTATTATCAACCTACCGTTTTAGAGATGGGGCAGGATTTGGGGTTTTTATTGATGAAAAGACTGAGCAGTTTTTAAATGAAAATAAAATTAACACAGTAAATATTGGAAGTAAAGGTAAATTGGCAAGATTAGAAATTTTCGAAATTGAAACTGATTTGTTTTCTAAAGAAAGCAGTAGTAAGATTAAAGGATTGATGCTTTTAACTCCTGCCGTTTTTAAAAATGGATTTCTTCCAACGAGCGAATATATCAGGCAAAAAATTGTTGCTGTTTGCAATTACAAGCCTGAGGTTTATTCTGGATGGGATTTAAAGAAAAACAAGCCAGGTAAAATGTTTAGAATTGTTCCACCAGGCTCAGTTTTTTTTACTGAAGAAAAGTATTTAGAAAATTTAGAATTAACTGAGGAATTTAATGAATATAATTATGGAAAGTTTATAGTATTAGAAAATTGTGAATAGGGGAGGTAATATTATGAATCATGAAGTAGGAAGAATAGGATTTTTTTATGCTGTTACACAGATACATGCTGGGAAAGGTTTTGATGTTGGAATAGTTGATCAACCAATTCAAAGAGAGATTCATACAAGATTTCCTGTAATAAATGGTGTTAAGGGGGCAATTAGAAATGAGATAAGCAGGTTAATAAATATAAATTATAATGACATTACACAAATTTTTGGAACGGAATTTCAAGACAACGAAGCATCCGAAGCTGGTAAGGTAAGTTTTTCAGAGGGGAAATTAGCTTTTTATCCCGTTAGAAGTATCGATAGAGGAATTGTATGGATAACTTGTCCGTTAATTTTATCTAGATTAAAAATAGCATTTGACGTTGTTGGACTAGAAGAATTTAAAAAACTAATTGAGAAAATAAATATAAGTTATAAAGAGGATTATAAAGCATTGTCAACAATCAATGATTCTAAAATTTGCTTGGAAGAATTTGAGCAAGACATTGAGTATTCTGAAGATTTAATGAGTTTTGTAAATCATTTAAGAAATATTTTTCCTGATGAAAGACTTTTTGAGAGATTTTCTAGTAATTTAGTTATTTTAAGTGATGAAGATTTTTCATATTTTGTTACTAATAGTACAGAAGTTATTGCAAGAATAAGAATTAACCCTCAAAAACGAACAGTTGATAAAGGAGCATTATGGTATGAGGAATATATTCCACAAGATTCTGTGTTGTTTTTTATTTCAAAATTACTAGTTAATGACGCAGATTATTTATTAAAAAAAATTGATGAATTAAATTCAAAATTTTTAAATATAGGTGGTAATGCTTCAATAGGGAAGGGGATCGTTTATATTTCATTTTTACCTTTTAAGGGGGAAGATAAAAATGAGAAATAAAATTGAAATAAAGAACTTTTCTCAAAATAAAATAAAAGAAAATTTAAAGGAAATGGAAAGTAATAATGAATTAAAAAAAAGTTATAAAAGTTTAGTGAAAAGTTTAGGTGCGTTAGTTTTGCAGAATGGGTTATACGCTTCAATAGTTTTTATTATTTCTAAAACAAAAGATAAAAATAATTACTATTATGTACTAAAAGATATTCAAAAATTTTTAAAAGAATATTTTAAGGATAGTTATGTAGTAAACAATAAAGATATTAAAGATATTAAACAAGAAGTATTAGAATTTTTAGAAAGTGAATCTTTCAAAAAAGCTTATAAACAATTTTCGGAACAATTTATAGAATTTATAAAATGGCATAGGAGATATGTTGATATCTACATTGATATTGATTAATTTGTGGGAGTGATAATATGAAGGTGGGTTATAAAGAAGATTTGGGTAATAAAAATATTAAATCATTTAGTTTGTTTTATGATAAGTATGTTTATTATAATTTACATAAAAATTTATCTAAAAAGAAAAATGAGGATAAATTAAAAGATTTAAATAATATACTTAAAGTATTTTTCAATAATAATAGATATATTTATGAAAATTCAAAAATTTTAAATGATGTATTTTCGAAAGCTTTAAAGCAGCTTCAAACTTCAGGGTATCAAATATATGAAAAAAGTTTTGAGTTGAGTTCTCCCTTGTTAATTGGTTCAGGTATTCCTTCAGCTTACGAAGTTGGAATTTATTTAAATAGAAATTATGGCTTGCCTGTTATTCCAGGACAATCTATTAAAGGGTCATTTAAAGCATTTTTAGATGAAATTGATGAAAACGATCTTATTTTTTTTGGAAATAATGAGAATTCTTCTGAAATTTTCTTTTTCGATGCTGTCCCAGAAAAATACAAATTAGGAATTGATATTTTAAATCCACATTTTAAGGAGTACTATTTGAGCGAAAATGTGCCAAACGATGTTTATCAACCTGTTCCAATTAATTTTATTAGTGTATTTGAAGGAACATATGTATTTAGATATGTTATAGTATCAGAAAAAAATGATGATAATAAAAATAAAAAAATATCAGAATATTTTGAAGAATTTCTAACTATATATGGAATAGGTGCAAAAACTTCTATGGGTTATGGTAGATTTAAAAAGTGATTTATTGTTTTCAATATTGAAATCTTCGTTTTTCAATATGGTATAAAGTAAAACATAGAATGTTGTAGGAAAGTAAAAAAAGGTTGTCAGATATAAGTAGTATAAGTAGAAAGTGAAAAGGCAAATTTCTAGGGCTGTTTTTAAAAGAAAAAATAAAACGAGGGAGCAGTAATAAACTAGGAGAATATTTAAAAAATAATATTTTGTAAAAGCAGCATTAGATTTTCTGCAGGAATCGATAAATTAAAAACTAAATTTAATTTATAAGTTATAAATAATAAGTAACAAAATAAAAGGAGGTTATCCCTCCTTTTTTTGTTTGTTTAGATAATATTAAGCTATAAAATTTCATAAAGTGAAGAAAATAAATGTTTTATCTATAATAACCTCAACGATAGAGTCTAAACGCTTATGTTGATGAAGATTATTATGGTAAACATCATTATGCAATTTCATTCCTCATAGGTAGATTCTAAACAACAATTATCCCCGTTGCAAATTGGAGACAGTTTCGTACGTTTTCATTCCTCATAGGTAGATTCTAAACACGATTTCTTTGGTTCAACAAAAAGCGACTATGTTTTAGAATCGTTTTCATTCCTCATAGGTAGATTCTAAACCATATAAAGGACGTTTGCCACAAGGAGCAGTAACTAGTCCGTTTTCATTCCTCATAGGTAGATTCTAAACGTTTCCTAGTTGACTCATAGAGCCAGTGCCGGAAACATGTTTTCATTCCTCATAGGTAGATTCTAAACTAAGTGAAGGTGTAATTATGGATACATATGAATTTGTGTTTTCATTCCTCATAGGTAGATTCTAAACCTATACTATATAAATAAATATAACAAGAAAAAGTAACAAAACCTTTGAGCGGAAGTAAACAGTAAGTTAAATGTAGTATTTATAAGCTTTCATTTAATTTTATCTTCGGAAACATCTCCTAAAAATTTGTCTAATTTTAATTTGTTAACATAAAAGTTACAAATATAAAAACAGGAAACTAGTAAAAAAGAGTTTTTTTCAAAATTGGTTACAAAAGTGTTAACATGACGTTTTATCTTAAAATATTTTTGTGATTTTTAATTGTTAATAATAAATTGTTATTTTATTAATATAATTTTTCTAATGTTATTTAGTAGTCCAGCCAAGATAGTTTGAAATTGGGTAAAAAATTGCTTTTATGATCAAGAATTGGCAGCGGATAAAAAATAAAATATAGTTTATGAAAGTCAAAAGAAAATAAAGGGAAAACATTATAAAAGCAAGATTTATATATTATTTTTGGCGTATCGGTTAAAAAAATGGAAGTAGATGCACTCTTGACATGTAAAAAAATAATTAGTTGTTTTTTAAAAGTTTTGATATTTATGTATGCTTTATACAAATCAATTGACATCTGCTGTAAATTTGTGTAAACTTGTATTGAGGTGATAATATGAAAGAAAGATTAAAAAAAATATTAAGTATTTTAGAAAATTCAAATAAGCCAGTTAAAGGAAGAGATTTGGCAGAAGTTTTAAAAGTAAGTAGACAAGTTATCGTTCAAGATATATCTGTGTTAAAGACAAAAGGATATAAGATTTATTCAACCAGAGAAGGATACATTTTAGAAAAAAAGAGAGATGTTGTAAGAAAGATGATTGCCGTAAAACATAGTGAAGATGAAATATATGATGAGCTGTTAAAAATTGTTAAAGCTGGTGGGAAGGTAATAGATGTTATTGTCGAGCATCCTCTATATGGTGAAATAAAAGGAAGGCTTGATATAGAAACTATGGATGATATTTCAAAATTTATGGCACTGATGGAGAGTTCTAATGCAACTCCTCTATTAAAATTGTCTGGAGGAGTTCATATACATACTATTGAAGCACCCAACAAAAAAATAATGAATGATGTTTTGGATGCAATAAGTAAATATTTATTGGGGGTGGAAAAATGAAGATAGATCAAGTGGTTGATTTAATTGTCTCAAAGAAAGAACAAAAAAATTTGTTGATTTTAACTTCGATTCTTTGGATAATCGGATCAGCAGGTGTAATGGTAATGCCATTTGTTGTTCCTGACCTTGTTTCTGAGTGGAATTTAACAACAGTACAAGCAAGTAGTTTAATTAGCTCAGTTTTTATTGGTATGCTATTAGGTGCATTATTTTCTGGAATTATACTAGACTATTTTGGAAGAAAGATTGGTGTAATATTTTATTTGCTTGTTACTGTTATATTTACTGTTTTATTTGGTTTTTCAAAATCTTTTGGTAGTGCATATGTATTTAGACTTCTTTCTGGTTTTGGATATGGAGGTTTGCTGCCTTCAGTTAATACTTATTTATCAGAGTATACCTCTATCAGGCTTAGGG
This DNA window, taken from Thermosipho africanus Ob7, encodes the following:
- a CDS encoding SAVED domain-containing protein → MFSRLLSSNSSDFLKILERDDITVKEAIESFINAEDFDNEFLVFYEIVKKIKEKKIVDLNQELLKKFFNGEEEIIFDIYKNDFVEVFFPTVNKLGNGKIARAIIFESKKSFTNNPDLKSSLEKIESLVGKKLIVIFDSEFKGNSFELAVAIGSLCKKIPKNIAFTGEIDEKGNIKRNIEYLDLKMKICSENNLKLISAFDVDNVFELKEFFEAKKIHIPILISLMAKDKEYIRTSYEELKEAVNEKFEIKYSDIFEKIYDVNKVFVKDSLNDDWGQVLKEVNSLLYKIISNRGIPHIAIMGPASFSMALGIALGVQNPLVVYHKAGIEYKPVIDLTDNVRKVKNIVNDYKFVKYSVENENGKNCAFILYFASHNPYDAVKNFLSKNNIDSKLVLIEPNFGKGNLPAEDWSEIVSEIMSITQNIQFKHSCENVFFFMSCPVPLAFGVGLSFGDFAKGSIFHFDKNTGDYIEVFKIEKIRG
- a CDS encoding CRISPR-associated CARF protein Csx1, whose protein sequence is MITSLENKYSDYFKSKDYKGNLNLHIIPGVGSYKEFRFVGNMNDTYYMTLIQLLNIFSRPEVINSEEIEVIFDISFGINYQSNVLYRTLMDILPILAYFKKVRFKLTNAEPVINTSAEGKNKINVYVVEEKVFEQSISYKKDFAKKTINVFRGLSVNERKEVGKNYIGEFEKRLRNEKNMGLNDIFLNLELYLKSIYYGLPLLYLYTMNRVDFKYVVDKSLEVYNSSIEIRDSDEKLKMVLRKLEFSEGIKYLVLGSIFKIYFENIYGTKYCTEIPYDELKKLSNFIWKIDEFKNQISLVLEKEIKEIESLFDYIEEGEEILFDLEILKSRKNESIEGEEKVENTKKELEPENDELKKQNSKENFSREERNFVAHGSLSKNTFYLKKYNSMVCIRLNEEKICELGKAI
- the cas6 gene encoding CRISPR-associated endoribonuclease Cas6, with the protein product MRIYLDLDFEKLELPIHYNHILQSIIINMIDSSGYRKFIHDEGYVLGKRKFKLYTFSRLLGKFQIFGNKIAFFNGARLIISSLDDAMVEYIINYILKKGYINVLGEKIYVKAAVLKSFPSANYLRVSTKSPVVVYSTLFNYENKKETIFYEPDSSKFLSLVYENILKKYTAFYGSISKNNIEIKHVGKNPKRVKVVYKNTVIFGWLTAFDIYGDFELLKVAYDAGIGMKNSMGFGCVELI
- the cmr1 gene encoding type III-B CRISPR module RAMP protein Cmr1, coding for MKGLETLKFNIEFISPLINRRGKYKDSILLPQTVRGVMRYYFRATAARVFGNNYKKIKELEDIIFGSINNKSFFDVTVTLQKERKIKLSELKALRYPLYGVIFTKKNEIKFNEKISLLDSRSEFLVNFIFFKSFFKRKIKDCNKVDEYFHKFKEFIKDLFVLISLVGGFGAKVKKGFGQFVIRNIERDIKLEDIGTILKNLEEKIKYLDKIFIKENEKNKESITNNSSSISNEAFDFPAFVDGFFYVYKLKKEFYSYENALRNIYFSKKNNFSYLNLKKKLRGSAFKDAIQNFNDKKKVDFNDALLGLPVLFFYGKANYKLNALDDKGNEYRKSSLLTIKLWRERNGKYKVYLIVLLSKIHLKNSKIVLKKIVQTNGSEGKSKKKEFKSSINIDFDYNKLKNTIEKYKELNKII
- the cas10 gene encoding type III-B CRISPR-associated protein Cas10/Cmr2, which encodes MNEINWKKKVEAFLHDPVNKMANIRGHKNLAKTLLNKVGLEQNNNPRYDYIASAATRILFPQEVTKIKRNSEQIRIEFDESKFFHPFSGNDLSEYHKVKEKIKNIDEENFISKLAKIEDYKKLAYRLWWEIPKISDYSYLILEDTRLTNQSIIDHLDISSAFATADEESNGYLILSVSIGPVQEFIAAGRKIRDLRSGSYLLSYLTFKGIQVIGEKFGFDCIIFPDLRNNYLVKKYLENIDDFFKNNSEKFLMQPEVASLPNVFTAIIPYKEEYIDKNSEENIEILIKSAIKKEIDNISKFIFDLIKNKKLKEYTFSKEIENNPELYWNRQVNIFPDIIVESVMFYIFGDEKLNKENWIFKEWEKFIGSNELEDYYEQLSKLENTYSLSEANMYNYHTKILQAKSFLRKNTRNFKALIEDFETPGDDLSGGLKSLVIYEKGDRKENLSALSVIKREFYRYLKNVGLDEAGEGIRNTRPISYEDSEDEEENNKESIVKEYKLGVLLMDGDQMGKWITGDKIEDNLKSVHPKAKEFLEKQSSDYLDFLKKHKLINPTYQKSISRTLNKFSYFVPHIVREFEGELIYAGGDDVLAIFPANRVLEAANKIRKVYSGIGNVRVEVNKNDGKRDIYEFRNGFCYKDDLPLFNMMGEKATMSAGIVVCNPKLNLSLVLDEVRKAEKEAKNEGRNRFSLRTIRRSGKITNLVFEWEYLSKSKEVFDILDEVEFVYSLFEKNETKKEKSYNSFFRRLKVEYEKLEISKKEFIEQVIPYVLKRIKKIKGIEKVIEVLEKYVQILEENSKNFENNNLEKFIDLLLEYEYIKRKVDKYE
- the cmr3 gene encoding type III-B CRISPR module-associated protein Cmr3, translating into MSKVKVLKFIPIDWVSFRKSKNFSTFENTIFPNIKTFYGAIFSAYFRKRGTKNAIKEIEKMIEEKLINLIGPFIVSERNEIYFRKPANLKLRKICKNENSCEYEYEYYKGFPCQDSFAVDDKNLRYIKYSNIDNLSEEGITFISISDLETFKKSSDKKLYLNLHKYNKNLPFSIERKVGIALDNKKRMVDKEHGAFYLLSTYRFRDGAGFGVFIDEKTEQFLNENKINTVNIGSKGKLARLEIFEIETDLFSKESSSKIKGLMLLTPAVFKNGFLPTSEYIRQKIVAVCNYKPEVYSGWDLKKNKPGKMFRIVPPGSVFFTEEKYLENLELTEEFNEYNYGKFIVLENCE